One part of the Herbiconiux aconitum genome encodes these proteins:
- a CDS encoding sigma-70 family RNA polymerase sigma factor, with protein MRVVATSVLADPVEISLGVDVSAPVVDWSVMSTPTPDPRALFEEQAIPFLDQLYGAALRMTRNPSDAQDLVQETFVKAFAAFAQFEQGTNLKAWLYRILTNTFINTYRKKQRDPYQGSTSDMEDWQLGTAESATASLSSRSAEAEAIDHLPDSDVKEALQSIPEDFRLAVYLADVEGFSYQEIADIMKTPVGTVMSRLHRGRRLLRGLLTDYARERGLATASVKGSKK; from the coding sequence ATGCGCGTGGTGGCAACGTCGGTGCTCGCAGACCCGGTCGAGATCTCGCTCGGGGTGGATGTTTCCGCCCCGGTCGTAGACTGGAGCGTGATGAGCACACCCACTCCAGATCCTCGCGCCCTATTCGAAGAGCAGGCCATTCCGTTCCTCGATCAGCTCTACGGCGCGGCGCTGCGCATGACCCGAAACCCCAGTGACGCTCAAGACCTCGTGCAAGAGACGTTCGTGAAAGCGTTCGCGGCGTTCGCGCAGTTCGAGCAGGGCACCAATCTGAAGGCCTGGCTCTACCGCATCCTCACGAACACGTTCATCAACACCTACCGCAAGAAGCAGCGCGATCCCTACCAGGGCTCCACGAGCGACATGGAGGATTGGCAGCTCGGAACAGCCGAGTCGGCCACCGCCAGTCTCTCCAGCCGTTCGGCCGAGGCCGAAGCGATCGATCACCTGCCCGACAGCGACGTCAAAGAAGCGTTGCAGTCGATCCCAGAAGACTTCCGTCTGGCCGTCTACCTGGCTGACGTCGAAGGCTTCTCCTACCAGGAGATAGCCGACATCATGAAGACCCCAGTGGGAACGGTCATGAGTCGCCTGCATCGTGGCCGGCGACTCCTGCGGGGTCTGTTGACTGATTACGCACGGGAGCGCGGTTTGGCCACCGCGTCCGTCAAAGGGAGCAAGAAATGA
- a CDS encoding multifunctional oxoglutarate decarboxylase/oxoglutarate dehydrogenase thiamine pyrophosphate-binding subunit/dihydrolipoyllysine-residue succinyltransferase subunit, with amino-acid sequence MASQLTGTSTDDGTSGEFGANEWLVDELYEQYLVDKNSVDKSWWPVLESYRSHVSGGSAAPAEGVTPPAASAAPAEGAAPAEGSAPAEAVATPPTAKTESQQIAEASGADSRQLTQPIARTTSVEAKPQPIPAEAPSARPMTPEEAAKDAAEDAEKDTVTPLRGMSKSLATNMDASLTVPTATSVRSIPAKLLIDNRIVINNHLRRARGGKVSFTHLIGWALVQALKEFPSQNVYYEEVDGKPSVVAPAHVGLGIAIDLPKPDGSRALLVPGIKRADTMGFNEFLAAYEDLVQRARANKLTATDFQGTTISLTNPGGIGTVHSVPRLMKGQGAIIGAGALEYPAEFQGASPKVLSDLGIGKIITLTSTYDHRVIQGAGSGEFLKKVHELLLGERKFYENIFAELRIPYEPIHWAADISVDEASAIDKTARVQELINAFRVRGHLMADIDPLEYRQRSHPDLDIATHGLTFWDLDREFVTGEFGLTRQAYLRDILGVLRDSYCRKIGIEYMHIQDPGQRRWIQEKVERPYAKPGHDEQMRILEKLNEAEAFETFLQTKYVGQKRFSLEGGESTIALLDRIIQGAAEEGLDEVAIGMAHRGRLNVLTNIAGKTYGQIFREFEGTQDPRTVQGSGDVKYHLGTEGTFTSSAGTEIPVYLAANPSHLEANDGVLEGIARAKQDRKPIGTFSTLPILIHGDAALAGQGVVVETLQMSQLRGYRTGGTIHININNQVGFTTPPSESRSSVYSTDVAKTIQAPIFHVNGDDPESVVRVAQLAFEYRQQFHRDVFIDLICYRRRGHNEGDDPSMTQPLMYNLIEAKRSVRKLYTESLVGRGDITEEEYEAAHRDFQDRLERAFAETHAAQTSSIPVITGDTNAIADLERPEAQRDDSSKTPFETAVAESTIHLVGDAFDNPPSGFSVHPKLQQLLSKRLEMSRSGNIDWAFGELLALGSLLVEGTPVRLAGQDARRGTFVQRHAVLHDRENGQEWLPLANLTDNQARFWIYDSLLSEYAAMGFEYGYSVERPDALVLWEAQFGDFANGAQTIIDEFISSAEQKWGQRSSLVLLLPHGYEGQGPDHSSARIERYLQMCAEDNMVVARPSTPASYFHLLRRQAYDRPRRPLIVFTPKAMLRLRGATSSVDDLTAGRFEPVIDDVRITDKAAVTKVLLHSGKVYYDLASELQKNPDDTIALVRVEQFYPLPLEEINAVIAQYPNAELVWVQDEPQNQGAWPFICTELARHLDGRTIAVVSRPAAASPAAGSAKRHAVEQAQLIARAVAH; translated from the coding sequence TTGGCTAGCCAATTGACGGGTACGAGCACCGATGACGGAACATCGGGAGAATTCGGGGCGAACGAGTGGCTCGTCGACGAGCTGTATGAGCAGTACCTCGTCGACAAGAACTCGGTCGACAAGTCGTGGTGGCCGGTGCTGGAGAGCTACCGATCGCACGTCTCCGGAGGCAGTGCAGCACCGGCAGAAGGCGTGACGCCCCCCGCGGCATCCGCAGCGCCCGCAGAGGGGGCTGCACCCGCGGAGGGGTCCGCCCCAGCCGAAGCGGTCGCGACGCCGCCCACGGCCAAGACCGAATCGCAGCAGATCGCCGAGGCGTCGGGAGCCGACTCCCGCCAGCTGACCCAGCCGATCGCGCGCACCACGAGCGTCGAGGCGAAACCGCAGCCGATCCCGGCCGAGGCGCCGAGCGCCCGGCCGATGACGCCCGAAGAAGCGGCGAAGGATGCCGCCGAAGACGCCGAGAAAGACACCGTCACCCCGTTGCGCGGGATGTCGAAGTCGCTCGCGACGAACATGGACGCCAGCCTCACGGTTCCCACCGCGACCAGCGTGCGGTCCATCCCGGCGAAGCTCCTGATCGACAACCGCATCGTCATCAACAACCACCTGCGCCGCGCCCGCGGCGGCAAGGTCTCCTTCACCCACCTCATCGGCTGGGCGCTGGTGCAGGCGCTCAAGGAGTTCCCGAGCCAGAACGTCTACTACGAAGAGGTCGACGGCAAGCCGTCGGTCGTCGCCCCGGCCCACGTGGGTCTCGGCATCGCGATCGACCTGCCGAAGCCCGACGGCTCGCGGGCGCTTCTGGTTCCCGGCATCAAGCGCGCCGACACGATGGGCTTCAACGAGTTCCTCGCCGCCTACGAAGACCTCGTGCAGCGCGCCCGGGCCAACAAGCTCACCGCCACCGACTTCCAGGGCACCACGATCTCGCTCACCAACCCGGGCGGCATCGGCACCGTGCACTCGGTGCCACGCCTCATGAAGGGGCAGGGCGCCATCATCGGCGCCGGTGCTCTCGAGTACCCGGCCGAATTCCAGGGCGCCTCGCCGAAGGTGCTCAGCGATCTCGGCATCGGCAAGATCATCACCCTCACGTCAACGTACGACCACCGCGTCATCCAGGGCGCCGGCTCCGGCGAGTTCCTCAAGAAGGTGCACGAGCTGCTGCTCGGTGAGCGCAAGTTCTACGAGAACATCTTCGCCGAGCTCCGCATCCCCTACGAGCCGATCCACTGGGCCGCCGACATCAGTGTCGACGAGGCCAGCGCCATCGACAAGACGGCGCGCGTGCAGGAGCTCATCAACGCCTTCCGCGTGCGCGGGCACCTGATGGCCGACATCGATCCGCTGGAATACCGCCAGCGCTCGCACCCCGACCTCGACATCGCCACCCACGGGCTGACCTTCTGGGACCTCGACCGAGAGTTCGTGACCGGCGAGTTCGGCCTCACCCGCCAGGCCTACCTGCGCGACATCCTGGGCGTGCTGCGCGACTCCTACTGCCGCAAGATCGGCATCGAGTACATGCACATCCAAGACCCCGGTCAGCGCCGCTGGATCCAGGAGAAGGTCGAGCGCCCCTACGCGAAGCCCGGCCACGACGAGCAGATGCGCATCCTCGAGAAGCTCAACGAGGCCGAAGCCTTCGAGACCTTCCTGCAGACCAAGTACGTCGGCCAGAAGCGATTCTCGCTCGAAGGTGGCGAGTCGACGATCGCATTGCTCGATCGCATCATCCAGGGCGCAGCCGAGGAGGGCCTCGACGAGGTCGCGATCGGCATGGCGCACCGCGGCCGTCTGAACGTGCTCACCAACATCGCCGGCAAGACCTACGGCCAGATCTTCCGCGAGTTCGAGGGCACGCAAGACCCCCGCACGGTTCAGGGTTCCGGCGACGTGAAATACCACCTCGGAACCGAAGGCACCTTCACCTCGTCGGCCGGCACGGAGATCCCGGTCTACCTGGCGGCGAACCCCTCGCACCTCGAGGCCAACGACGGCGTGCTCGAAGGCATCGCCCGGGCGAAGCAGGATCGCAAGCCCATCGGCACCTTCTCGACCCTGCCCATCCTCATCCACGGCGACGCTGCCCTCGCGGGCCAGGGCGTCGTGGTGGAGACGCTGCAGATGTCGCAGCTGCGCGGATACCGCACGGGCGGCACCATCCACATCAACATCAACAACCAGGTGGGCTTCACCACGCCCCCGTCGGAGTCGCGCTCCTCGGTCTACTCGACCGATGTCGCGAAGACCATCCAGGCGCCGATCTTCCACGTGAACGGCGACGACCCGGAGTCGGTGGTGCGCGTGGCGCAGCTCGCCTTCGAATACCGCCAGCAGTTCCACCGCGACGTGTTCATCGACCTCATCTGCTACCGCCGCCGCGGTCACAACGAGGGCGACGACCCGTCGATGACGCAGCCGCTGATGTACAACCTCATCGAGGCCAAGCGCAGCGTACGCAAGCTCTACACCGAGTCGCTGGTCGGTCGTGGCGACATCACCGAGGAGGAGTACGAAGCCGCTCACCGCGACTTCCAAGACCGCCTCGAGCGCGCCTTCGCCGAGACCCACGCGGCCCAGACCTCGTCGATCCCCGTGATCACAGGCGACACGAACGCGATCGCCGACCTGGAGCGACCCGAGGCCCAGCGCGACGACAGCTCGAAGACACCGTTCGAGACGGCGGTCGCCGAGTCGACCATCCACCTCGTCGGCGACGCCTTCGACAACCCGCCCTCGGGCTTCTCGGTGCACCCCAAGCTGCAGCAGCTGTTGTCCAAGCGACTCGAGATGAGCCGGTCGGGCAACATCGACTGGGCCTTCGGCGAGCTACTCGCGCTCGGATCGCTGCTGGTCGAGGGCACCCCGGTGCGTCTCGCCGGTCAGGATGCCCGCCGCGGCACCTTCGTGCAGCGTCACGCAGTGCTGCACGATCGCGAGAACGGTCAGGAATGGCTGCCTCTGGCGAACCTCACCGACAACCAGGCACGTTTCTGGATCTACGACTCGCTGCTCAGCGAATATGCCGCGATGGGCTTCGAATACGGCTACTCGGTGGAGCGGCCGGATGCCCTGGTGCTCTGGGAGGCGCAGTTCGGCGACTTCGCGAACGGTGCGCAGACCATCATCGACGAATTCATCTCCTCGGCCGAGCAGAAGTGGGGACAGCGTTCCTCCCTCGTGCTGCTGCTTCCGCACGGCTACGAGGGTCAGGGCCCCGACCACTCCTCCGCTCGCATCGAGCGCTACCTGCAGATGTGCGCCGAAGACAACATGGTGGTGGCGCGACCCTCCACGCCGGCGTCGTACTTCCACCTGCTGCGCCGTCAGGCCTACGACCGTCCGCGCCGGCCCCTCATCGTCTTCACCCCGAAGGCGATGCTGCGGCTCCGCGGCGCGACGAGTTCGGTCGACGACCTCACCGCCGGGCGGTTCGAGCCGGTGATCGACGATGTGCGCATCACCGACAAGGCCGCCGTCACGAAGGTGCTGCTGCACTCGGGCAAGGTCTACTACGACCTCGCCAGCGAGCTGCAGAAGAACCCCGACGACACGATCGCCCTGGTGCGGGTGGAGCAGTTCTACCCGCTGCCGCTCGAGGAGATCAACGCCGTGATCGCGCAGTACCCGAACGCCGAACTGGTGTGGGTGCAGGACGAGCCGCAGAACCAGGGCGCCTGGCCGTTCATCTGCACCGAACTGGCGCGCCACCTCGACGGGCGCACCATCGCGGTCGTGTCCCGCCCCGCGGCGGCATCGCCCGCGGCAGGGTCGGCGAAGCGTCACGCGGTGGAGCAGGCGCAGCTGATCGCGCGGGCTGTGGCGCACTAG
- a CDS encoding hemolysin family protein, which translates to MLGVGVLLTVGTGFFVASEFSLVNLDRSDLEARTARGEKGLQPAITALKHTSTHLSSAQLGITLTTLLTGYTMEPAISSLLRDPLTAVGIPVSVVPAISATIGIVIATLLSMIVGELVPKNFALALPLKTARIVVPFQLAFTMVFKPAVALLNNTANALLRLVGIEPKEELSGARTAEELSSLVRRSALQGSLDEDTATLLNRTLLFSSHTASDAMTPRPRIASVRRSDSAVAVLDIARSTGHSRFPVVDDDIDDVVGLVHVKQAVAIPRERRSEVPVAAIMTDTVRVPETMMLDVLLGELRGRGYQMAVVVDEYGGTAGVVTLEDLVEELVGDLADEHDRTRAGVVRSRGATTFPGMLRPDELADQAGIRVPEEGPYETVAGFVMSELGRLPVVGDTVSLPEGALRVERLDGRRIDRLRFIPSPDEAELTAEEAAPGRLAQESAHADDDRKDKRKHERKEATRG; encoded by the coding sequence ATGCTGGGGGTCGGCGTTCTGCTGACGGTCGGCACCGGTTTCTTCGTCGCTTCCGAGTTCTCGCTGGTCAACCTCGACCGCTCCGACCTCGAGGCGCGCACCGCCCGCGGAGAGAAGGGGCTGCAGCCGGCCATCACGGCGCTGAAGCACACCTCGACGCATCTCTCGAGCGCCCAGCTCGGCATCACGCTCACGACTCTGCTCACCGGTTACACGATGGAGCCGGCCATCTCGAGCCTGCTGCGCGACCCGCTGACGGCCGTCGGCATCCCTGTTTCGGTGGTGCCCGCCATCAGCGCCACCATCGGTATCGTCATCGCGACCCTGTTGTCGATGATCGTCGGCGAACTGGTGCCGAAGAACTTCGCGCTCGCGCTGCCGCTGAAGACGGCACGCATCGTGGTGCCGTTCCAGCTCGCGTTCACCATGGTCTTCAAACCGGCGGTGGCACTGCTGAACAACACGGCGAACGCCTTGCTCCGGCTGGTCGGCATCGAGCCGAAAGAGGAGCTGTCGGGCGCACGCACGGCCGAGGAGCTCTCCTCGCTGGTGCGCCGCTCGGCCCTGCAGGGGAGCCTCGACGAAGACACCGCGACGCTGCTGAACCGCACGCTCCTGTTCTCGTCGCACACGGCGTCGGATGCGATGACCCCGCGCCCACGCATCGCGAGCGTCAGACGCAGCGACTCGGCCGTCGCGGTGCTCGACATCGCGCGCTCGACGGGGCATTCGCGCTTTCCGGTGGTCGACGACGACATCGACGATGTCGTGGGCCTGGTGCATGTGAAGCAGGCCGTCGCCATTCCCCGCGAGCGGCGCAGCGAGGTGCCTGTGGCCGCGATCATGACCGACACCGTCCGGGTTCCCGAAACGATGATGCTCGACGTGCTGCTCGGCGAACTGCGTGGTCGTGGCTACCAGATGGCCGTCGTGGTCGACGAATACGGCGGAACCGCGGGTGTCGTGACCCTCGAAGACCTCGTGGAGGAACTCGTGGGCGACCTCGCCGACGAGCACGACCGCACGCGGGCCGGTGTCGTGCGATCCCGCGGTGCAACGACGTTCCCGGGCATGCTGCGACCCGACGAGCTCGCCGACCAGGCCGGCATCCGCGTGCCCGAGGAAGGGCCGTACGAGACGGTCGCCGGTTTCGTGATGAGCGAACTCGGTCGACTGCCGGTCGTGGGAGACACCGTCTCGCTCCCCGAGGGAGCGCTCCGTGTGGAGCGGCTGGACGGGCGCCGGATCGACCGACTGCGCTTCATCCCGTCACCGGATGAGGCGGAGTTGACCGCTGAGGAGGCGGCGCCCGGCCGGCTCGCGCAGGAATCCGCGCACGCTGACGACGATCGAAAAGACAAACGCAAGCACGAGCGAAAGGAGGCGACCCGTGGCTGA
- a CDS encoding hemolysin family protein: MADWLGIVWLVVLLAGNAFFVAAEFAVISARRSQIEPLAEQGKSSAKTALWAMEHATLMLATSQLGITVCSLLILNVSEPAIHHLLEVPLHLTGLPEEVIGTVAFIITLLLVSFLHVVLGEMVPKNLSFSMPDRAVLVLAPPLVGIARIFKFIIVALNSTANGVLRLFRVEPKSEAASAFTLDEVSTIVAQSTREGVLSDRAGTLSAAFEFTAKTVAEVAVPLESLISLPVSATPADVERAVAKYGFSRYVVLDADGLPAGYVHLKDVIDLDDDEFDDPIPAKRIRQLPSLFEKTDLEDALASMRRTGAHLARSFTESGLTKGVLFLEDIIEELVGEVQDATRR; this comes from the coding sequence GTGGCTGATTGGCTCGGAATCGTCTGGCTCGTGGTGCTGCTCGCCGGCAATGCCTTCTTCGTCGCGGCCGAATTCGCCGTCATCTCCGCGCGTCGCTCGCAGATCGAACCCCTTGCCGAGCAAGGCAAGTCGAGCGCGAAGACGGCCCTGTGGGCGATGGAGCACGCGACGCTCATGCTGGCCACCAGCCAGCTGGGCATCACCGTGTGCTCGCTGCTCATCCTGAACGTGTCGGAGCCCGCCATCCACCACCTGCTGGAGGTGCCGCTCCACCTCACCGGTCTGCCGGAGGAGGTCATCGGAACCGTCGCGTTCATCATCACGCTGCTGCTGGTGTCGTTCCTGCACGTCGTGCTCGGCGAGATGGTGCCGAAGAACCTGTCGTTCTCGATGCCCGACCGGGCCGTGTTGGTGCTCGCGCCGCCGCTGGTCGGCATCGCCCGCATCTTCAAGTTCATCATCGTGGCGCTGAACTCCACCGCGAACGGCGTGCTGCGGCTGTTCCGCGTCGAACCCAAGAGCGAGGCGGCGAGCGCGTTCACGCTCGACGAGGTGTCGACGATCGTGGCGCAGTCCACAAGGGAAGGCGTGCTCTCCGACCGCGCCGGAACACTCTCGGCAGCATTCGAGTTCACGGCGAAGACGGTCGCGGAGGTCGCGGTGCCCCTCGAATCACTGATCAGCCTGCCGGTTTCGGCGACTCCCGCCGACGTCGAGCGGGCCGTGGCGAAGTACGGATTCTCACGCTACGTCGTGCTCGATGCCGACGGGCTGCCTGCGGGATACGTGCACCTGAAAGACGTGATCGACCTCGACGACGACGAGTTCGACGACCCGATTCCGGCCAAGCGCATCCGGCAGCTGCCGTCGCTCTTCGAGAAGACCGATCTCGAAGACGCGCTCGCCTCGATGCGTCGCACCGGTGCGCACCTGGCGCGGTCGTTCACCGAGTCCGGGCTCACGAAGGGTGTGCTGTTCCTGGAGGACATCATCGAGGAGCTGGTCGGAGAGGTGCAGGACGCGACCAGGAGATAG
- a CDS encoding GuaB1 family IMP dehydrogenase-related protein, which translates to MEFYGGAGHTDLTYSDVFLIPSRSAVTSRLDVSLAPADGTGASIPIVSANMNSVTGPRLAATLARRGGLGVLPQDMRLQDLDAAIRWVKDQPVAFDTPFDFRPYDTVEQALKTVPAVAGHGIVLHDDDGTFVGCIMASRLATALPDAQLGDLVHGALTSISADDVAGAREAFDAMVAADIDFAPVMQHGAVVGTLSRTSALRSTIYQPAVDANGRLRVAAAVGINGDVVTKARALVAAGIDVLVVDTAHGHQEGMLRALRSLKEAKLGIPIAAGNVVTARAVADLVDAGADILKVGVGPGAMCTTRMMTAVGRPQFSAVLETAAAAHELGAHVWADGGVRYPRDVALALAAGASSVMIGSWFAGTLEAPGTLDRDAEGRLYKESWGMASTKAVKERFGRLDAYELARKTLFAEGISSSRIYLDPLRPSVEDLLDMITSGVRSSFTYAGAATLAEFHDRALVGIQSAAGYEEGKALPVSW; encoded by the coding sequence ATGGAGTTCTATGGCGGGGCCGGGCACACCGACCTCACGTATTCAGACGTCTTCCTCATCCCGTCGCGCTCGGCGGTGACGAGCCGACTCGACGTCTCGCTCGCCCCGGCCGACGGCACGGGCGCCTCGATCCCGATCGTCTCGGCCAACATGAACTCGGTCACCGGCCCGCGCCTCGCCGCGACTCTGGCTCGCCGTGGCGGCCTCGGCGTGCTGCCGCAGGACATGCGCTTGCAAGATCTGGATGCCGCCATCCGCTGGGTGAAAGATCAGCCGGTCGCGTTCGACACACCCTTCGATTTCCGGCCGTACGACACGGTCGAACAGGCCCTCAAGACGGTTCCCGCCGTGGCCGGCCACGGCATCGTGCTGCATGACGACGACGGAACGTTCGTCGGCTGCATCATGGCTTCCCGGCTCGCCACTGCGCTTCCGGATGCGCAGCTCGGCGACCTGGTGCACGGCGCCCTCACCTCCATCTCCGCCGACGACGTGGCGGGTGCGCGCGAGGCCTTCGACGCCATGGTCGCCGCCGACATCGACTTCGCGCCGGTGATGCAGCACGGCGCCGTGGTCGGCACCCTGAGTCGCACGAGTGCGCTCCGCTCCACGATCTACCAGCCGGCGGTGGATGCGAACGGGCGGCTCCGCGTAGCCGCCGCGGTCGGCATCAACGGTGATGTGGTGACGAAGGCGCGCGCCCTCGTTGCCGCGGGCATCGACGTGCTCGTGGTCGACACCGCACACGGGCACCAGGAGGGCATGCTCCGCGCGCTGCGGTCGCTGAAAGAGGCGAAGCTGGGCATCCCGATCGCCGCCGGCAACGTCGTGACTGCGCGCGCCGTCGCCGACCTCGTCGACGCGGGCGCCGACATCCTGAAGGTCGGAGTCGGCCCCGGCGCCATGTGCACCACCCGCATGATGACCGCGGTCGGGCGGCCGCAGTTCTCCGCGGTGCTCGAGACGGCAGCCGCGGCGCACGAGCTCGGGGCGCACGTCTGGGCCGACGGGGGAGTGCGCTACCCGCGTGACGTGGCGCTCGCCCTCGCGGCGGGCGCGTCGTCGGTGATGATCGGCTCCTGGTTCGCGGGAACACTCGAGGCGCCCGGCACCCTCGACCGCGACGCCGAGGGCCGTCTCTACAAGGAGAGCTGGGGGATGGCGTCGACGAAGGCCGTCAAGGAGCGCTTCGGCCGGCTCGACGCCTATGAACTGGCGCGCAAGACGCTGTTCGCGGAGGGCATCTCGTCGAGCCGGATCTACCTCGACCCGCTGCGGCCGTCGGTCGAGGATCTGCTCGACATGATCACCTCCGGAGTGCGGAGCTCGTTCACCTACGCCGGTGCCGCGACGCTCGCCGAGTTCCACGACCGAGCGCTGGTGGGCATCCAGTCGGCCGCAGGCTACGAAGAGGGGAAGGCGTTGCCGGTCAGCTGGTGA
- the aroA gene encoding 3-phosphoshikimate 1-carboxyvinyltransferase translates to MPVSRYSKPEFNPYGDDAPQTTEEHWPAPHAAAPVDAIVSVPGSKSLTNRELVLSALADSPSLLRAPLRSRDTDLMVEALRSLGTTITQVAGSGAFGPDLTITPADELFGSTTIDCGLAGTVMRFLPPVAALALGPTTFDGDEGARRRPMATTITSLRSLGVDIGDDGRAALPFTVHGTGKVAGGALTIDASASSQFVSGLLLAAARFDDGLDLQHSGSRLPSQPHIEMTIAALRARGVDVAVGAEGDSWTVRAGRIAGAEVAIEPDLSNAAPFLAAAVVTGGRVTITGWPEATTQVGADLADILPLFGATVERDGDRLTVIGGDTIHGVTLDLSTGGELAPTVVALAALASGPSEITGIGHIRHHETDRLAALATEINQLGGDVTELSDGLAISPRPLHGGIWSSYSDHRMATAGAVIGLATEGVLIHDIGTTSKTLPEFPELWRAMLTGGV, encoded by the coding sequence ATGCCTGTTTCGAGATATTCCAAGCCGGAGTTCAATCCCTACGGCGATGACGCGCCCCAGACCACCGAAGAGCATTGGCCGGCGCCTCACGCTGCTGCGCCCGTCGATGCCATCGTCTCGGTGCCCGGATCGAAGTCGCTCACCAACCGTGAACTCGTGCTGTCGGCTCTCGCCGACTCCCCCTCTCTCCTCCGTGCGCCCCTGCGCTCGCGCGACACCGACCTCATGGTCGAGGCTCTGCGATCGCTCGGCACCACGATCACGCAGGTCGCCGGATCGGGCGCTTTCGGCCCGGATCTCACGATCACGCCGGCCGACGAGCTCTTCGGCAGCACGACCATCGACTGCGGTCTGGCCGGAACGGTGATGCGCTTCCTGCCCCCGGTCGCAGCCCTGGCCCTCGGCCCCACCACCTTCGACGGCGACGAGGGCGCCCGGCGCCGGCCGATGGCCACCACCATCACCTCTCTCCGTTCGCTGGGCGTCGACATCGGCGACGACGGCCGCGCCGCGCTCCCCTTCACCGTGCACGGCACCGGGAAGGTCGCCGGCGGTGCGCTCACGATCGATGCGTCCGCCTCGAGCCAGTTCGTCAGCGGGCTGCTGCTCGCAGCCGCGCGCTTCGACGACGGCCTCGACTTGCAGCACTCCGGCTCGCGTCTGCCCAGCCAGCCGCACATCGAGATGACGATCGCCGCGCTTCGGGCTCGCGGTGTCGACGTGGCGGTCGGCGCCGAAGGCGACAGCTGGACCGTTCGGGCCGGCCGCATCGCCGGGGCCGAGGTCGCCATCGAGCCCGACCTCTCCAACGCCGCGCCGTTCCTCGCGGCCGCAGTCGTCACGGGCGGGCGCGTCACGATCACCGGGTGGCCGGAGGCGACGACCCAGGTCGGCGCCGACCTCGCCGACATCCTTCCCCTCTTCGGCGCCACCGTCGAGCGCGACGGCGACCGCCTGACCGTCATCGGCGGCGACACGATCCACGGCGTCACGCTCGACCTCAGCACCGGCGGCGAGCTCGCCCCCACCGTCGTCGCGCTCGCCGCGCTCGCGAGCGGGCCGAGCGAGATCACGGGCATCGGGCACATCCGTCACCACGAGACCGACCGGCTCGCCGCGCTGGCGACCGAGATCAACCAGCTCGGTGGCGACGTCACAGAGCTCTCCGACGGCCTCGCCATCTCGCCGCGACCGCTCCACGGCGGCATCTGGTCGAGTTACTCCGACCACCGGATGGCTACGGCCGGCGCGGTCATCGGCCTCGCGACCGAGGGTGTGCTGATTCACGACATCGGCACCACGTCGAAGACCCTGCCCGAGTTCCCCGAGCTCTGGCGCGCCATGCTCACGGGTGGCGTATGA
- a CDS encoding zf-HC2 domain-containing protein has protein sequence MTDCGCDKARAELEEYLRNEICRTDASEIRAHLETCEGCQSELHIGIVLTQTVQRACKETAPEELKDQLLARLRTLQVL, from the coding sequence ATGACTGACTGCGGCTGCGACAAGGCACGAGCGGAACTCGAAGAGTATCTGCGCAACGAGATCTGCCGAACGGATGCCTCGGAGATCCGAGCTCACCTGGAGACCTGCGAGGGGTGCCAGTCGGAACTCCACATCGGCATCGTGCTCACCCAGACCGTGCAGCGCGCCTGCAAGGAGACCGCGCCCGAGGAGCTGAAGGACCAGCTCCTCGCGCGGTTGCGCACCCTGCAGGTGCTGTAG